The Marinomonas profundi DNA segment CCACCACATAACAAGATGACTTTCCTTTTTGGGTCAAAAGCATAAAAGACACGATAAGGTTTTCCTGCATGCTGAATTCTCAACTCTTTAAGGTTTTTTACCTTGTCTGTTCCTTTTAGTGAATCAGCATATGGCCTAGCTAATAGAGGACCTTTGATTTCTAATACATCAACCATTGAAAGCACGTCTTCTTGCTCTTTGTCCGTCAAGCCAAGAAACCATTGCTCGTACTCGTCAGTTATTAATATCTCCCAAATCATAAGCTATCCTTGCAGTCTTTCTGATTAAAAAATACGCTTTAACGTATATACTGTCAAGAGTATATTTAAATGCACTAACCTCATCATGCCGACTTGTAAATTTAATGATGAGATAGGTTGTTGTTAAGAAAGGGATGATTTTTTGTCTATTCCCATTTATATCAATGTAATAAGATGACTGAAATGGATACCGTTCTGGTTAACCAAAACCGCATAGGATGAAAACTGCAATGTCTCACTACGACAAGTTAACGTCACATTACCAAACACTCAGTCACTTTAACCACGCTCAAGCCATGCTTGGCTGGGATGCGGCGGCGAACATGCCATCTGGCGGTAGCGAAGCGCGCTCAAACGCCATGGCTGAGTTATCGGTTCATATCCACCGTTTATCAACGCAACCCCAGCTAGAAGACTGGTTTGGTAACGCCGAGCAAGAAGCCTTCAATACAGAACAAATAGCCACTGAGCAACAAGCTAGCTTGCGTGAAATGAAACGCCAATGGCAGCAAGCCACCGTGGTGCCAGAAGACTTGGTGCAAGCGCAATCCATCGCGGGTTCCAAATGCGAACATGCGTGGCGTTCACAACGCCAAGAAAACGACTGGACAGGTTTTGAGAAGAACTGGAAAGAAGTGGTTGCTTTATCCCGTGAAGAAGCCAAAATCCGTGGTGCAGCACTTGGTCTTACGCCTTATGATGCCATGCTCGACAAATACGAACCGGGCACTACAACCGCATCGCTTAATACCTTGTTTACCGACGTGAAAACCTGGCTGCCAGAACTGATTGAAACAGTACTGGAAAAGCAAAAATCGGAATCCATCATTTTACCGTCTGGTACCTTCTCCACTGCCACCCAAAAAGCCCTTGGCTTAGAAGTGATGAAACTGCTGAAATTCGACTTTGACCGTGGCCGTTTAGACCAAAGTGTGCACCCATTTTGTGGTGGCGTGCCAACCGACGTGCGCATCACCACTCGCTACGACGAGCAAGACTTTGTACAAGCCCTAATGGGCATCGTTCACGAAACAGGCCACGCGCGCTACGAACAAGGCTTGCCAACAGCCTTTGCCGGATTACCTGTCGGCGAAGCACGCTCAATGGGCATTCATGAATCACAGTCGTTGTTTTTTGAAATGCAGATTGGTCGTAGCAAGGCGTTTATATCACACTTATCACGACTCTCAGCCGACGCCTTTAGCGCACACAACGACCCCGTGTTTGCCCAAGACAACCTCTACAAAATTTACACCCAAGTGGAAAAAGGCTTTATTCGCGTCGACGCCGACGAATTAACCTACCCAGCACACGTGATTATGCGTTATGAAATCGAACGCGACCTCATCAACGGCGTAATAGAACACACCGACGTACCCGCACTGTGGGATGAAAAAATGAAAGCCGCTCTTGGCATCTCCACCAAAGACAACGTCAAAAACGGCTGCATGCAAGACATCCATTGGACAGATGGCGCATTTGGCTACTTTCCAAGCTACACACTCGGCGCCATGTACGCCGCCCAATACAAAGCCACCATGACACAAAACATCGACTTTGACAGCGTGATTCAAAGCGGCGACCTAAGCCCCATCTTCCAATGGCTAAGCGACAACATCTGGTCACAAGCCTCGCTCCACACCACAGATGAACTGGTAAAACGCGCCACCGGTGAAACCCTCAACGCCGCGCACTTTAGAAAACACCTAGAAGGGCGGTACTTGTAGTCGAACTGTTCCCTCCCTTTTCTTCAAGGGGAGGGTTAGGGAGGGGTTCTAAAATCTAAAGGGTCGAACCCCTTTTTGTCCTACAAACCCGTTGCAGGCATAAACACTTCTTCAAAAAGGGTTTTGACCCTGACTTCCTTTCTTCAAGGGGAAGACGGAAGATGGGGTTCTGAGCCTCCAGCCTCTACAAACATAACCCAACCCGTAGGGCACGATAAGCGAAGCGTAATCTGCCACTGACTGTAGGTCGCGGCTTTAGCCCGACAAGAAGTACAAACAGCAAATCAACGAAGACAGTGAAAAGGTAGCTGAATCAGGTTGCCATTGACAATGGCAGTTAGCGTTAGCACACGGTGAGATCAGAGTATAAAAACAGATCAGGTCATAAGGTCTGAGGGAATCGCTTGCCTCGCGGGTCAAATCGCGCTACAAAAGAGCAAATGAAGAATCAATATAGCGGCGATCAAAGACGATCTGAAGCGGCATAGTCCAAACAGGCTTTGATATCTAGCGAGTTATATAACAGGGAAGTCCTACCATGAAAAAAGCAAATCCCCTATATAGACAACGCAGCCGTTCAACAGTGGGTTATAGCCGCAGCTACGCTGCCGTATAACCCTTAATTATTATGTGGGGCCCACAATCGAGTCTGTACATGACTATAAGTGAATTTGAAATAAAGCGCTGCAAGAAAGAACTCGAGAAGTTTCTAGAGGAAAATCGACCCCCGGCTCATGTTCGGGCGCAAGTTGACCTGGGTTATCGCATCACGGGCCAAAGCGTAGAAATATTCGAAGTCAGGCCAGGATTTCGAGACCCTAGCAAAAAGACAGAAATATCAGTGGCTAAAACCACATACATTAAGTCCCAGAA contains these protein-coding regions:
- a CDS encoding type II toxin-antitoxin system RelE/ParE family toxin; translation: MIWEILITDEYEQWFLGLTDKEQEDVLSMVDVLEIKGPLLARPYADSLKGTDKVKNLKELRIQHAGKPYRVFYAFDPKRKVILLCGGRKNGKRNKTFYDKYIPLAEKEFLNYLKNSDSNKTS
- a CDS encoding carboxypeptidase M32 yields the protein MSHYDKLTSHYQTLSHFNHAQAMLGWDAAANMPSGGSEARSNAMAELSVHIHRLSTQPQLEDWFGNAEQEAFNTEQIATEQQASLREMKRQWQQATVVPEDLVQAQSIAGSKCEHAWRSQRQENDWTGFEKNWKEVVALSREEAKIRGAALGLTPYDAMLDKYEPGTTTASLNTLFTDVKTWLPELIETVLEKQKSESIILPSGTFSTATQKALGLEVMKLLKFDFDRGRLDQSVHPFCGGVPTDVRITTRYDEQDFVQALMGIVHETGHARYEQGLPTAFAGLPVGEARSMGIHESQSLFFEMQIGRSKAFISHLSRLSADAFSAHNDPVFAQDNLYKIYTQVEKGFIRVDADELTYPAHVIMRYEIERDLINGVIEHTDVPALWDEKMKAALGISTKDNVKNGCMQDIHWTDGAFGYFPSYTLGAMYAAQYKATMTQNIDFDSVIQSGDLSPIFQWLSDNIWSQASLHTTDELVKRATGETLNAAHFRKHLEGRYL
- a CDS encoding DUF3024 domain-containing protein; the protein is MTISEFEIKRCKKELEKFLEENRPPAHVRAQVDLGYRITGQSVEIFEVRPGFRDPSKKTEISVAKTTYIKSQKVWKVYWMRQDLKWHSYRPAPQVRHLEEFLTLVKEDANACFFG